In a genomic window of Tissierella sp. Yu-01:
- a CDS encoding ribonuclease J, whose translation MAKQSKLKIIPLGGMGEIGKNITVIEYKDDIVIIDCGMTFPGDEMLGVDIVIPDITYLIKNKSKIKGILLTHGHEDHIGAIPYVLKKVNIPIYGTRLTLGLLQTKLKEHNLNDVQLNTVSFGDNIKLGLINVEFIRTSHSIPDSAALALYTPLGTILHTGDFKIDFTPISGDMIDLNRFAELGSKGVLALMSDSTNVVRPGYTMSESTVGDTFEDLFSKATGRIIVATFASNVHRVQQIINAAELNNRKVVLSGRSMINNTTVANELGYLRVNEGTLIDINDMNKYPGDELVIITTGSQGEPMSALTRIAYSEHRKIELYPDDLVIISATPIPGNEKTVSRIVNKILENGTKVIYESLADVHVSGHACQEELKVILALVKPKYFIPVHGEQRHLKVHADISESMGTQKENIFLLENGQTLEFTKDGASLGPTVQAGNILVDGLGVGDVGNIVLRDRKHLSEDGLIVVVVTMSKQDGTVVSGPDIVSRGFVYVRESEDLMEEARSVVRAALAECEKKRITDWATLKSNVRDALRSYLYDKIKRNPMILPIIMEV comes from the coding sequence GTGGCAAAGCAAAGCAAATTGAAGATAATACCACTAGGTGGTATGGGTGAGATTGGAAAGAACATTACTGTTATCGAATACAAGGATGACATTGTAATTATAGATTGTGGTATGACTTTTCCTGGGGATGAAATGCTAGGTGTAGATATAGTAATTCCTGATATAACGTATTTAATAAAAAACAAATCTAAGATTAAAGGGATACTATTAACACATGGTCATGAAGACCACATTGGAGCTATTCCTTATGTCTTAAAGAAAGTGAATATTCCTATATATGGAACGAGATTAACTTTAGGTCTCTTGCAGACAAAATTAAAAGAACACAATTTGAATGATGTTCAACTTAATACAGTGAGTTTTGGTGACAATATAAAATTAGGTCTAATAAATGTGGAATTTATAAGAACTAGTCATAGTATACCTGATAGTGCTGCATTAGCGCTTTATACACCACTAGGAACAATACTTCATACAGGTGACTTTAAAATAGATTTCACACCAATATCGGGAGATATGATTGATTTAAATAGATTTGCAGAGTTAGGATCTAAAGGTGTTTTAGCACTGATGTCAGACAGTACAAATGTGGTTAGACCTGGTTATACAATGAGTGAAAGTACAGTAGGTGATACATTTGAAGACTTATTTTCTAAAGCTACAGGGCGTATAATAGTTGCGACTTTCGCATCAAATGTTCATAGGGTACAGCAGATAATCAATGCGGCAGAATTAAATAATAGGAAAGTTGTTTTGTCTGGGAGATCTATGATAAATAATACAACTGTAGCAAATGAATTAGGCTACCTAAGAGTAAATGAAGGTACTTTAATTGATATTAATGATATGAATAAATATCCTGGTGATGAACTTGTTATAATTACTACAGGTTCTCAAGGTGAGCCTATGTCAGCATTGACTAGAATAGCTTATTCAGAACATAGAAAAATAGAATTGTACCCTGATGATTTAGTAATAATTTCTGCTACACCTATACCAGGAAATGAAAAAACTGTTTCTAGAATAGTAAATAAAATTTTAGAAAATGGTACAAAAGTTATATATGAATCATTAGCTGATGTCCATGTTTCAGGTCATGCTTGTCAGGAGGAATTAAAGGTTATTCTTGCTTTAGTTAAGCCAAAATACTTTATTCCTGTTCATGGCGAGCAAAGGCATTTAAAGGTTCATGCAGATATAAGTGAATCTATGGGAACGCAAAAAGAAAATATATTTTTATTGGAAAATGGCCAAACTTTGGAATTTACTAAGGATGGAGCTTCTCTAGGGCCTACTGTGCAGGCAGGCAATATTCTTGTTGATGGATTAGGTGTAGGGGATGTTGGTAATATTGTTTTAAGAGACAGAAAACATCTTTCAGAGGATGGTCTTATAGTAGTTGTCGTTACTATGAGTAAGCAAGATGGAACAGTAGTATCTGGACCAGATATAGTTTCTAGAGGATTTGTATATGTAAGAGAATCTGAAGACTTAATGGAAGAAGCAAGAAGTGTTGTGAGAGCTGCTTTGGCAGAGTGTGAAAAAAAGAGAATTACAGATTGGGCTACCTTAAAATCCAATGTAAGGGATGCACTTAGGTCATATTTATATGATAAGATAAAGAGAAATCCAATGATACTTCCAATCATTATGGAAGTGTAA
- a CDS encoding QueT transporter family protein, whose amino-acid sequence MKTRYLTKASLIAAIYIVLTLIQTLPFPLASLTFGPIQFRLAEGLTLLPLVESAAIPGLFVGCLISNLLISYYSGFGLIDILGGSLVTLLAAYITSKMKNKYLGMIPPVLLNGLIVSIWVSYFTKIPYIYTTLGIAGGELASVAVFGSIILYVYEKSTNLKEW is encoded by the coding sequence ATGAAAACTAGATATCTAACAAAGGCTAGTTTGATAGCAGCTATTTATATAGTACTTACGTTAATACAGACTTTGCCATTCCCATTAGCAAGTCTTACTTTCGGACCAATTCAATTTAGATTAGCTGAAGGTCTTACATTATTACCTTTAGTTGAATCAGCTGCAATACCAGGGTTATTTGTAGGGTGCTTAATTTCTAATCTGCTAATATCATATTATTCTGGGTTTGGACTTATTGATATATTGGGTGGTAGCTTAGTTACTCTCTTAGCTGCATATATTACCTCAAAGATGAAAAATAAATATTTAGGAATGATTCCTCCAGTATTATTAAACGGTTTGATAGTTTCCATATGGGTGTCATATTTTACAAAGATACCATATATTTATACTACCTTAGGTATAGCTGGTGGAGAGTTAGCATCCGTTGCAGTATTTGGAAGTATAATTCTTTATGTATATGAAAAATCAACAAACTTAAAAGAATGGTAA
- a CDS encoding IreB family regulatory phosphoprotein gives MNENFDETMKFEPPKDKEVQPKEILFSVYASLKEKGYNAIDQIIGYLLSGDPTYITSHNNARSLIRKLERDELLEEILKAYLKCDE, from the coding sequence ATGAACGAGAATTTCGATGAAACTATGAAGTTTGAACCACCAAAGGATAAAGAAGTACAACCAAAAGAAATATTATTTTCTGTATATGCTTCATTGAAAGAAAAAGGTTACAATGCTATTGACCAGATTATTGGTTACTTACTTTCAGGAGATCCCACATATATTACAAGTCATAATAATGCAAGATCTTTGATTAGAAAGCTAGAACGAGATGAATTACTAGAGGAAATACTAAAAGCATACTTAAAGTGTGATGAGTAA
- the alaS gene encoding alanine--tRNA ligase has protein sequence MKKIGLHEIRREYLEFFREKQHLVAPSFSLVPKNDKSLLLIGAGMAPLKRYFTGEATPPSKRMSTCQKCIRTGDIDNVGKTARHATFFEMLGNFSFGDYFKKDAISWAWEFLTERLEINSNDLWVTVYLDDDEAYELWNNMIGIPKERIVRLGKKDNFWELEVGPSGPCSEIYVDRGKEFGCGHEDCKPGCDCDRFLEVWNLVFTQFDKDEQGVYHPLPNPNIDTGMGLERIASIMENTNNIFEIGAINDILKKVEQVSNYKYGTNNDKDTSVRVIVDHSRAMTFLVSDGVLPSNEGRGYVLRRLIRRAARHGKLLGIEKGFLTDIVDVVINSWAVEYKELKDREDQIKKIIRAEEDKFQETIDQGISILESYIEEMVHKGENVLDGEKAFKLYDTFGFPLDLTKEILIERELEVNEQEFNNHMDEQRTRARQAREEVDSGWGNSNNDDLFKGLETVFRGYEATNLETEVIELVRENCKVDILGNGEEGIIILRETPFYGESGGQVGDIGIIESNDFKAEVLDTKKTKEGLPLHIVKIVSGNAKVRVSVVATVDETRRNSIRRNHSATHILHKVLKEVLGEHVNQAGSLVMPNRLRFDFSHFEAISKEDLDRIEKRVNTKILEALDVVTIETSLKDAQDMGAIGLFEDKYKDNVRIMKIGDYSQELCGGIHVKNSSNIGMFKILSESGIASGVRRIEAITGASVYDYLRQIEDETDEISHLLKTNRTSILEKVRSLTEELRDKDKEIEKLKSKLSTNIAQEILDTKEVVDGVNLITYKANDIDIDALRNLGDELKNKLNSGVIVLASVVNGKITFVSMVTKDLNAKGILAGNIVKEVAKVTGGGGGGRPDMAQAGGKDVSKVDEALSIVKELIKVQINK, from the coding sequence ATGAAGAAAATTGGATTACATGAAATTAGAAGAGAGTACTTAGAATTTTTTAGGGAAAAACAACACCTAGTGGCTCCAAGCTTTTCTCTTGTGCCTAAGAATGATAAATCTTTATTGCTTATAGGAGCAGGGATGGCACCACTTAAACGTTATTTTACAGGAGAAGCTACACCTCCAAGCAAGAGAATGTCAACATGTCAAAAATGTATTCGTACTGGTGATATAGATAATGTAGGAAAAACTGCTAGACATGCTACTTTTTTTGAAATGCTAGGAAATTTCTCCTTCGGAGATTATTTTAAAAAGGATGCTATCTCATGGGCATGGGAATTCTTAACTGAAAGATTAGAAATAAATTCAAATGATTTATGGGTTACAGTATATTTAGATGATGATGAAGCATATGAACTTTGGAATAATATGATAGGAATTCCAAAAGAAAGAATAGTAAGGCTAGGTAAAAAAGATAACTTCTGGGAACTAGAAGTTGGTCCTTCAGGCCCTTGTTCAGAGATTTATGTGGATAGAGGAAAAGAATTTGGTTGCGGGCATGAAGACTGTAAACCCGGATGTGATTGTGATAGATTCTTAGAAGTATGGAATCTTGTATTTACTCAATTCGATAAGGATGAACAAGGGGTATATCATCCGCTTCCAAATCCTAATATCGATACTGGAATGGGATTAGAAAGAATTGCTTCTATAATGGAAAATACTAATAATATATTTGAAATAGGAGCTATTAACGATATACTAAAAAAAGTAGAACAGGTAAGCAACTATAAATATGGAACTAATAATGATAAGGATACCTCTGTGAGAGTTATTGTGGATCATTCTAGGGCTATGACATTTTTAGTTTCTGACGGTGTTCTCCCTAGTAATGAGGGAAGAGGATATGTCTTAAGAAGATTGATTAGAAGAGCTGCAAGACATGGAAAGTTATTAGGAATAGAAAAAGGATTTTTGACTGATATAGTTGATGTGGTTATTAACTCTTGGGCAGTTGAATATAAGGAGCTTAAGGATAGAGAAGATCAAATAAAGAAAATAATTAGGGCAGAGGAAGATAAATTCCAAGAGACTATCGATCAGGGTATTTCAATATTAGAAAGCTATATTGAGGAGATGGTTCATAAGGGGGAAAATGTATTAGATGGTGAGAAAGCATTTAAACTTTATGATACATTTGGATTCCCATTAGATTTAACAAAAGAAATCTTAATAGAGAGAGAATTAGAAGTTAATGAACAAGAATTTAATAATCATATGGATGAACAAAGAACTAGAGCTAGACAGGCAAGGGAAGAAGTAGATAGTGGCTGGGGAAATTCTAATAATGATGATTTATTTAAAGGATTAGAAACAGTATTTAGAGGTTATGAAGCAACAAATTTGGAAACTGAAGTAATTGAGTTGGTAAGGGAGAATTGTAAAGTAGATATTTTAGGTAATGGAGAAGAGGGAATAATAATTCTAAGAGAGACTCCTTTTTATGGTGAATCTGGTGGTCAAGTTGGCGATATAGGCATAATAGAATCAAATGACTTTAAAGCTGAAGTATTGGATACTAAGAAAACCAAGGAAGGACTCCCATTACATATTGTTAAAATAGTTAGTGGAAATGCTAAGGTTCGGGTTAGTGTTGTTGCAACTGTAGACGAGACAAGAAGAAATTCCATTAGAAGGAATCACTCTGCTACTCATATACTTCATAAAGTACTAAAAGAAGTATTAGGAGAACATGTAAATCAAGCTGGTTCTTTAGTTATGCCAAATAGATTGAGATTTGACTTTTCCCATTTTGAAGCAATTTCTAAAGAGGATTTAGATAGAATTGAAAAAAGGGTAAATACTAAGATATTAGAAGCCTTAGATGTAGTGACTATAGAAACATCTTTAAAAGATGCTCAGGATATGGGAGCAATTGGACTATTTGAGGATAAATATAAGGATAATGTTAGGATAATGAAGATAGGAGATTATTCACAAGAGCTTTGTGGTGGAATCCATGTGAAGAATTCTTCTAATATAGGTATGTTTAAGATATTATCAGAATCAGGTATTGCAAGTGGTGTTCGTAGAATTGAAGCAATAACTGGTGCTAGCGTTTACGATTATTTGAGACAGATTGAAGATGAAACTGATGAGATTAGCCATTTGTTAAAGACAAACAGAACTAGTATATTAGAAAAAGTAAGATCATTAACTGAAGAGCTTAGAGATAAAGATAAAGAGATAGAAAAGCTTAAAAGTAAATTATCTACTAATATAGCTCAAGAAATATTAGATACAAAAGAGGTAGTAGATGGAGTGAATTTAATAACGTATAAGGCTAATGATATTGATATAGATGCACTAAGAAATTTAGGTGATGAACTAAAAAACAAGCTTAATTCTGGTGTAATAGTTTTAGCTTCTGTAGTTAATGGTAAAATAACTTTTGTATCAATGGTAACTAAGGATCTAAACGCAAAAGGTATACTAGCTGGAAATATAGTAAAGGAAGTAGCTAAAGTCACTGGTGGCGGTGGCGGCGGCAGACCTGATATGGCACAGGCAGGAGGGAAAGATGTTTCAAAAGTAGATGAAGCTCTTTCTATAGTTAAAGAATTAATTAAAGTACAAATAAATAAATAG
- a CDS encoding O-methyltransferase, with the protein MTNINEEYIEDYIRSIIPTNKDYLVQIEQYAYENHVPIIEPEVAQLIKVLLKNNKPKNILEVGTAIGYSALIMAESADKEARITTIERREDMVDIANENIANSPFKDRIKIIKGDAQDILPQLNETYDFIFLDGAKGQYLEFFKYCSEYLKPGGLIMSDNVLFKGMVATDDLVIRRKKTIVKRLRTFLQYINNIDGYTSCVMPLGDGVALTYKEDK; encoded by the coding sequence TTGACAAATATAAATGAAGAATATATAGAAGATTATATACGAAGTATAATACCTACTAATAAAGACTATTTAGTTCAAATTGAGCAATATGCCTATGAAAACCATGTTCCAATAATAGAACCAGAAGTAGCCCAATTAATTAAGGTCTTATTAAAAAATAATAAACCTAAAAATATTTTAGAAGTGGGGACAGCCATTGGTTATTCAGCCCTTATTATGGCTGAATCAGCAGATAAAGAAGCTAGAATAACTACTATTGAGAGAAGAGAAGATATGGTTGATATAGCAAATGAGAATATCGCTAATTCTCCATTTAAAGATAGAATTAAGATAATTAAAGGTGATGCACAGGATATACTTCCACAACTAAATGAAACTTACGATTTTATATTTTTAGATGGAGCAAAAGGACAATATTTGGAGTTCTTTAAGTACTGCAGTGAGTATTTGAAACCTGGTGGATTAATAATGTCCGATAATGTTTTATTTAAAGGTATGGTTGCTACTGATGATTTAGTAATTAGACGAAAAAAAACCATTGTAAAAAGGTTAAGAACTTTTTTACAGTATATAAATAATATAGATGGATATACATCCTGCGTTATGCCTTTAGGGGATGGCGTTGCTTTAACATATAAGGAGGACAAATGA
- a CDS encoding DUF1292 domain-containing protein: protein MSERHLFYDELGNEIEFIVKAKFSLDDTDYVAMLPADDIESATYILRVDIDDNGDEVLVGIDDNELKDAEEAYEELLKEQLQ from the coding sequence ATGAGTGAAAGACATTTGTTTTATGATGAATTAGGAAATGAAATTGAATTTATTGTCAAGGCTAAGTTTTCATTAGACGATACTGATTATGTTGCGATGTTACCTGCTGATGATATAGAATCAGCAACTTATATTTTAAGAGTTGACATTGATGATAATGGTGATGAAGTTCTTGTTGGAATTGACGATAATGAACTGAAAGATGCGGAAGAAGCTTATGAAGAGTTATTAAAGGAGCAGTTACAATAG
- a CDS encoding Fur family transcriptional regulator — protein sequence MESYLNQYKGILQKEGYKLTNQRRDILKAIVDNRNEHLSCEDVFGIVSVENPEIGIATVYRTLQLFERLNIVYKINFDDGLSRYELNFGTENHHHHHLICLKCGKVLEVQLDLLESLEEEIENNGHFKIVDHNVKFYGYCNDCIKEEEDKKSEG from the coding sequence ATGGAATCATATTTAAATCAATATAAAGGAATATTACAAAAAGAAGGGTATAAACTTACTAATCAAAGAAGAGATATCCTAAAAGCTATTGTTGACAATAGAAATGAGCATTTGAGCTGTGAAGATGTTTTTGGTATTGTTTCGGTAGAAAATCCAGAAATAGGAATAGCTACAGTGTATAGAACATTACAACTTTTTGAAAGACTAAATATAGTATATAAAATTAATTTTGATGATGGTCTTAGTAGATATGAATTAAATTTTGGTACTGAAAATCACCACCATCACCACCTTATATGTTTGAAATGCGGAAAGGTCTTAGAAGTTCAATTAGATTTATTGGAATCATTAGAAGAAGAAATTGAAAACAACGGTCATTTTAAAATTGTAGACCATAATGTTAAATTTTATGGTTATTGCAATGATTGTATAAAAGAAGAAGAGGATAAAAAATCGGAGGGTTGA
- a CDS encoding aldo/keto reductase encodes MQGLEKVILGDTKIEVSRLCFGSLTMTPFQANLSVKEGGYLIKYAYEKGINFLDTAEIYDNYSYIKEALKGIKRENYVISTKTYAYTEEMAKNSLELALKELGTDYIDIFMLHEQESVHTIRGHYDAIKYFIKAKEQGKIRAIGISTHKVAGAQGVKTYPEIEIIHPIVNKKGIGIHDGSIEDMLDELNDLKLMGKGIYAMKPLGGGHLIKDAESAFNFVREIPYIDSIAIGMQSRDEIDANIELLENGFISENLKVKIKKKNRRLSVADYCLGCGNCESRCQQSGIKVIDNMAVPNENCILCGYCATVCPEFCIKVI; translated from the coding sequence GTGCAAGGTTTGGAAAAAGTAATATTAGGTGATACAAAAATTGAAGTATCTAGGCTATGTTTTGGATCTTTAACCATGACTCCATTTCAAGCAAACCTTTCTGTTAAAGAAGGAGGATATTTAATAAAATATGCATATGAAAAAGGAATTAATTTTTTAGATACTGCGGAGATATATGATAATTATTCTTATATTAAGGAAGCATTAAAAGGTATAAAAAGAGAGAATTATGTAATTTCTACTAAAACATATGCTTATACTGAAGAAATGGCTAAAAATAGTTTAGAACTAGCTTTAAAGGAATTAGGAACGGATTATATAGATATATTTATGCTTCATGAACAAGAGAGTGTACATACCATTAGGGGCCATTATGATGCAATTAAATACTTTATCAAGGCTAAGGAGCAAGGAAAGATAAGAGCTATTGGAATATCTACCCATAAGGTAGCTGGAGCACAAGGTGTAAAGACATATCCTGAAATAGAAATAATACATCCAATTGTAAATAAAAAAGGTATAGGAATTCATGATGGAAGCATAGAGGATATGTTAGATGAGTTAAATGATTTAAAGTTAATGGGAAAAGGAATATACGCTATGAAACCTTTGGGTGGGGGACATTTAATAAAAGATGCTGAAAGTGCATTTAATTTTGTAAGAGAAATTCCGTACATTGATTCCATAGCTATTGGAATGCAATCAAGAGATGAAATAGATGCTAATATCGAGTTATTGGAGAATGGGTTCATATCGGAAAACTTAAAAGTAAAAATAAAGAAGAAGAACAGAAGATTATCCGTTGCAGATTATTGTTTAGGATGTGGAAATTGTGAAAGTAGATGCCAACAGAGCGGCATAAAAGTTATCGATAATATGGCTGTTCCGAATGAGAATTGTATATTGTGTGGCTATTGTGCAACGGTTTGTCCAGAATTTTGTATTAAAGTAATATAA
- the ruvX gene encoding Holliday junction resolvase RuvX has product MERILGLDIGDKYIGVAVSDLLQFTAQGVKTIKRESKEKDFKEIENLIIEYGIKKVVVGLPKNMNGTMGPQSEKVIKFAEKIKNKFKIDIIYIDERLTTVSAERILIESDVRRENRKKVIDKIAASYILQIYLDGKGV; this is encoded by the coding sequence ATGGAAAGAATTTTAGGTTTAGACATTGGTGATAAGTATATTGGGGTTGCTGTTAGTGATTTATTGCAATTTACAGCCCAAGGTGTAAAGACAATTAAAAGAGAGAGTAAAGAGAAAGACTTTAAAGAAATTGAGAATTTAATTATAGAATATGGTATAAAAAAAGTAGTGGTAGGATTACCTAAAAATATGAATGGTACAATGGGACCACAAAGTGAAAAAGTAATCAAGTTTGCTGAGAAAATAAAAAATAAGTTTAAAATAGATATCATATATATTGATGAAAGACTGACAACTGTTTCTGCCGAAAGAATTTTGATAGAAAGTGATGTTAGGAGAGAAAACAGGAAAAAAGTAATCGATAAGATTGCTGCATCTTATATATTACAAATATATCTTGATGGAAAGGGAGTGTAG